A segment of the Gossypium hirsutum isolate 1008001.06 chromosome D10, Gossypium_hirsutum_v2.1, whole genome shotgun sequence genome:
AATAAGTTGCTGCATTCGGACCAGCTTCATTTCTTCACTTCAGAACAATGTTGCTGCTTGACAGAGCTGAATTTTACTGCTGGTCTTTTGTTGCAATGCAGGCCAAAGCTTAACAAATATCAACTCCAGTAGCTCTACCATGAAACTAACCCAATCTAGCTTGAGAATGAAAACTGTCAAAGGTTGCCTCCAGCTCCATGTGTTTATCCCACGAGTTTTGAGATCTGTTGCAAATTCTGGATTTATATAATCCCACTGATAAATATGGGAAAAATGGTGAGGATGCTGAAAATCATTATATGAACATAAAATCATGATAATAAGTCAAAGTCAAAGGTAACTTACTTCTCCACCAAGACTGAATTGCCAGAACCCAAAAAGGAGCTCAAAAGATTACTTTGACTTTGTGTTGACAAATCTGTTGGCAACTTGCATTGTAACCAAATATCAGTTCAAACACTTGTATAAAGCAAGCATTCAGTAAATAAAATTGAAGGTCTTACAGCTCAGGTGTTCCTCCTTGTAAGGCTAAAGCTCTAATTCAGCAGTGGCATTCCCAAAcaaggtaattttttattttttttatattatttttgtaaaaaacccaaGCTTATCCGAAATGGTAATTTTTTTGAGCATGCTTTATCTGTTGGCACCTTTCAAGGTTTACAACTAAATTGTATCAGCATTCTATATATTTGGCTTTCTTGAAATCCTTGTTTTATGATGCTTACTAATGATTGTATTTCATCTTTATGATTTTCACTCTTGTTCGATGCTTATTTCAATTGATGTAAATGCAGATGCATCCTTTTTGGATGAATGGTCTTTTGATCAATTTCAGAGCCTGCTGAATAGGTCCAATGAAAACCCAAAGTTGAAAAGGTTACTTGAACAAGATAATCTTGTTGTATTTTATGGTTTGAACACAACCGGACACTATAGGGTGTTGCTGCAATGAAGGAAAACCATCCTAAAAGAcgaggattttttttattaacatgCTCGTTGTTGTTATTTTGTACAGGTAAAGGTTTACACGGATCGGAAAACACTAGTACATTCTTGGAGTGACACCAAAACAGCTGTAAAGCAGTTGAATACACTCGTGACAGTGGTCCTAATTATTGTTACTGTCATCATATGGCTTCTTTTGCTGGAAATTGCAACCAGAAACTGCTTTTGCTCCTTTCATCACAGCTTGTAGTGGCTGCTTTTATGTTCGGAAACACCTGCAAGACTATTTCTGAAGCTATAGTATTCGTGTTTGTGATGCATCCTTTTGATGTCGGCGATCGTTGGGTGGTTGATGGTGTTCAGGTAACTATTGAAAATGACATTCTTACATGCATGTATGGGAAAGTTACTAATTATGCTTATCACTTGGTAATGGTAACTAACAGTTGCTGGTCAAGGAGATGAAGATTTTAACGACCGTCTTCCTGAAACTTGATAATGAAAAGGTGTACTACCCGAATTCTGTTGGTGTTTAGAACTCGAACTTTGATGGTTGATCGAGAGATTTAAAGcagaaaaaagagaaaggaagtttttaagtagaaaagaaaataaatgaaggcTGGAAAAATAATTGAAGACAGGAATATATTTGATTTGCACCTCAACggtttaaatacaaaaaattcaagactaaaaatagaaaaaagaggtTCTAAAAAACTGTTAAAAATATGGTAACAATATaccaaacaaatcaaaaaatCTAATCTCCTAAAGTCAAGGAGAATTATTCAAACTTAGTAACAGAAAAAATTTAAATGGCAGCAATCTTAAACACATTatctcaacactcctccttgttTAGATGCTGCAAACTCCAATTATATTTCTGTCCAGAGGTCGATCAACCAACTCCCaagttttgtttttcttgatcatCGCAAGCTCCTCCTTCATTGCAGCCATCCAATGTTGACTGTTTTTTTGCATCATGATACTCTGCAGGCTCACAAATAGCCATGTTACATCTTTGGTAAATGTCGGAGAGCAGCCTTGTACCTCTGACAGGTGCGTCATCAGCTAAAACATCTTGCCCTTCATCTTCAAGCTCTTCTAGCGTGCTGCCAATGGTAAAATGATTTGGTGCACTAGAAGTTTGGTTCGTCTTGGTTGAGTCTTCCCAATTCCATtgctcattttcaacaaaataAACATCTCTGCTCACAATAACACGTCCAGTGTGTGGTTGAAAGACTCTGTAAGCTTTAGATACAGTGCTATACCCAACAAAAATGCCAGCTTCTGCCTTTTTGTCAAGCTTATCACGCTTGACCTGTGGAATGTAAGTGAAACATAGGCAGCCAAACACTCTAAGAAACTTTTTTAAAGAAGGTTTGTAACCATACCAAGCTTCAAATGGCATCTGATCCTTCACAGCTTTTGTTGAAATCTGATTTTGCAAGAACTCAGCAGTGTTTGCAGCTTCTCCCCAAAAGCTTTTTGGAAGATTCTTCTCATGAAGCATACAACGAGTCATCTCCATTATGAATCTGTTCTTCCTTTCACtgactccattttgttgtggagtgTATGGCGCCGTCAACTGATGCTCAATTCCAGCCTCAAGTCTCTTGTGCCAAGTCTCAGTAGCATTAACTTTAGATTTAAAAGCCATTTGCTCATTTTCCATTGGATTAAGAGCAAAAATTTTTCCCTTCATTTTGACATTGAACAAGTCTCTGCCATTAGCATCTCTGATCAAGCACTGCTTATTCTCAAATAGCACTTTATAGCCTTTATCCAGTAACTGACCAACACTTAAGagattttgatcaattttaggtaCAAATAAAACATCTGAAATGAATTTTGTACCTTCATAGTTTGTAATAGCTATTGTGCCTTTTCCCTTAACTTCCAAGTACTCACCATTTCCAATCCTCACTCTTTTGACTTCAGTGTTTCTCAATTCCTCGAAGAGCTCCTTGTCATAGGTCATGTGATTTGTGCACCCACTATCAATCAACTAGCTCTCACTTGATTCTCTTCTTGAGAAACAAGTAACCACAAACAAATGATCTTCTTCTTCTTGATCAACTACCTGTGCATCTACTTCTTGCACCTGGCCTTTGACCTTGCAAATCACTGCTTCATGTCCAAGTTGATTGCATTTGGAGCATTTGGCGTCAGGTCTTTTCCAACATTTGAATGGTGGATGACCTTTCTTCTCACAATGGTGACAAGGTGGGTAGGATTTCTTGACACCTCCTCTTTTGCTTTTTTGATAATTGTCTGATGAATTTTCTCCACTCGTCGATTGGTtcttaaaatttttcttctttttataccTATTGTTGTCTTGATGCTTGACAGGTAAGGCCCCTTCTATCACTCCCTCTTGCCTCATGgatcttctttgctcttgtgcttGTAAAGCATTCAAGAGCTCTGCAAGAGAGATCTTTGACAGGTCATTGGTGTTCTCCAGAGTAGTAATGGTGGCTTCAAACTTCTCTGGAACAGTGACCAGCAGCTTTTCTACGATTCTAGAGTCATTCAACTCAGAACCAAGCAATCTCACCTTGTTGGCAATGCTGAGAAGTCTGTCAGAATATTCTTTCACTGACTCAGACTCCTTCATCTTCTGCAACTCAAATCCCTGATTAGATTCAGGACTTTCATTCCACGAATCCTCTCATCTCCTTCATACTCAGCCTTGAGGTAATCATAGATTTCCTTTGTTGATTTCAGAGACATTATCCGTGTGAAAATCATTTGAGACACAGCTGCAAATAAGCAAGCTtttgcctttgatttccttgtctTCTTTTCCTTTTGTGCTTTAATCAGTGCCACAGTAGGATTTGCTGGAAGTGGTGGGACTTCGTAATCCTCTTCTACAGGTTCCCAAAGATCCAAAGCCTCTAGGTAAGTCTCCATGCGAACTACCCACACTGGTAATTGTCTCCATCGAAGACTGGTGGTGCAACAACTGAAAAATTGGACCCTCCTTCCATTTTAACACGCAAATAACCTCACAGATCCCTCAAGAAaacagctctgataccaatttgttggtgTTTAGAACTCGAACTTTGATGGTTGATCGAGAGATTTAAAGcagaaaaaagagaaaggaagtttttaagtagaaaagaaaataaatgaaggcTGGAAAAATAATTGAAGACAGGAATATATTTGATTTGCACCTCAACggtttaaatacaaaaaattcaagactaaaaatagaaaaaagaggtTCTAAAAAACTGCTAAAAATATGGTAACAATATaccaaacaaatcaaaaaatCTAATCTCCTAAAGTCAAGGAGAATTATTCAAACTTAGTAACAGAAAAAATTTAAATGGCAGCAATCTTAAACACATTATCTCAACAAATTCAGTTTTGGCTACAAAGCCCATCAGCAACTATTATAGAAGCCCGGATATGGGTGATACAATAGAGTTCTCGATTAATTTTTTGACCCCAGCAAAGACAATAGGCAGGCTGAAAGAAGAGATAAAGAAGTAAGTTCACTTTAGTTCAAGCATGTAAGGTGTCTCCatgttatataatattttttatgatgTTTTGATCTCGATAGTTGAGTATGATTTTTATTATGTTTACCAGAACTTACTGTTCTTTGTTCCAAGTTCGTTTTGGTGTGTACAATTTATGATCTTTCTGCTGCCAATTCTTAAGCAGGCATTTGGAAGCTAATACCCTGTGGCGTCGTAATCACCTTGTGGTGGTGAAGGAAATCGAGAATGTGAATGCCTTTTGAAAGTGCGCAAACTGTATGCTCGCATGCAACTCAGTACTATAGTATTATGTTGAGACTTATCCTTTCCAACAATTGGAAGGATATATTCTTGTTTTCTGGTAGGACATGGCTTCATCACTCTTTTATGAATGTTACCTTGCATGTTAGTATTTCTCAATTTTATAAATTACGTATTTGTgaaattccatttttattttccatGCATAAATTACGTATTTGTTGACACTACAGATCTAGTCTGCCAATCTAGACCTGGTTCTTGGCCGTCTTCCGTCTATGCTCAATCAGCAATTTATCCCATGGCACATAGTGCAGCCCAGGTTTTACctcattcttttatatattttacattcaTACAAGagtaatttttgtctttttacatttcaaataaaaccatttttattttattttatacatgtTGATATTTGAAGTCATGACATTAGCATATATAAAATCTCAACTTTACCACTACTGCAAATGTTTCACCTCACTGAATTAGTGTCAATTGTACATTGAGTCGGTTAGAGAAATAACATATATTCTTACAAGAATTCTTTTgtcttttttcattttaaattataaatgttgagATTTGAAACCATaccattaatatatataaaatctcaATTACTAATATTATTACACAATCAATgcttcattttaaattttttgtacatattaatattattaaacaaaaGTTTTCACCTACacatattacatattttattttgttcatattgcatatgttatttttaaataaaaaattatgttatttttgatGTGTTTTAAAATGCAAATCTAAGTtttaaaatcgtaattttgacatgtaaaaattttaatatacttttaACAACGTAATAAAATAGTTGTCGTGACATCACTATCGAACTATTCTAGATGGCAAAAATGAGAGTTTAGTACAGCCAAGTGGTAAAAGAATTGAATTATTAGCTTCTTTTGAGGGGtcagaattaaaaagaaaataaacatcaaattacaagtttacaagtTTGTTTCTAGTAACAGTGGATAATATAATTGCCTTAAGTTCATCCACTTATAAAACCTTTGTATGGGTTGCTTCTCTCTCTTTTCCCTCCCAGCTTATGACTTGCAGTCTGTTTTGCCTACAAGAACATCTCTTTATCTTCTATAGCAAGCTGCTCacataaatattttgatattttttttggtGATGATTACAGGCTATTTATTATGTGGAAAGGGGGAATCTGTTTTTGTGGCGGCACATACATCTGCTGGAAAGACAGTTGTAGCAGAATATGCATTTGCTTTGGCATCAAAATTAcgttatttattttggttttttgctTGTAAATCTATAGACGTTTTGATTTTTTGTTAGCTGGAGATGTGACAAATTGCTCACATTGATTAAGAACCTCAGGccatatcttttttattttcaagtttcTGAAGTTCTATGCCGAATTTGGTTTAGTTTCAAGATTTTTGATAAGTTTTCATGTCATGCAGCATTGCACTAGAGCTGTGTATACGCtttcaaaaacgccacaaataagcgccactaaaaaACCTATTTTAGTGTAGTGGTAATTGGATAGTTACCTAATAGTTAACTGCTCTCACTTAATACATAAACAAAAACTTGCTTAACTTGTACATAAAAGAAAGCTAACATACTAGCTATTACATCAACACAAATCAATCAAATCATCCTACTAACTTTGCTATCAAATTACAAAAGAACTAGACAAAGTTACATAGGAACAAAACACTCAAAATAAGTTGCTGCATTCGGACTAGCTTCATTTCTTCACTTCAGAACAATGTTGCTGCTTGACAGAGCTGAATTTTACTGCTGGTCCTTTGTTGCAATGCAGGCCAAAGCTTAACAAATATCAACTCCAATAGCTCTACCATGAAACTAACCCAATCTAGCTTGAGAATGAAAACTGTCAAAGGTTGCCTCCAGCTCCATGTGTTTATCCCACGAGTTTTGAGATCTGTTGCAAATTCTGGATTTATATAATCCCATTGATAAATATGAGAAAAATGGTGAGGATGCTGAAAATCATTATATCAACATAAAATCATGATAATAAGTCAAAGTCAAAGGTAATTACTTCTCCACCAAGACTGAATTGCCAGAACCCAAGATTACTTTGACTTTGTGTTGACAAATCTGTTGGCAACTTGCATTGTAACTAAATATCAGTTCAAACACTTGCATAAATCAAGCATTCAGTAAATAAATTGAAGGTCTTACAGCTCAGGTGTTCCTCCTTGTAAGGCTAAAGCTCCAATTCAGCAGTGGCATTCCCAAAGATTTGTCATTCCCTAATCTTACATCAACACAGAAGCAAAGGATATAAGAAAAAACAATCTCACAAATAACCAATCTTTCTAATGAATCAAGATATGATTGAAGGAAAATGCAGCAAGTATTGAGATACCAGATGATACCAACGCTGGAACTAAACAATGAAGAAGAACCGAGTCCACCATTGGtcctatgaattaaaaaaaaaaaccaaccaaTAACAAGTCAATTGTCAGTAAGAATTAAGTATGAATTTTAATATCTGAATTTTGGTACCCACAAAAATCCCCCATGGATATTTTATCAACTCCAAAGCAGAATCATTTTGCTACTGTATTGAAATCTCCAGTTACTATTCAATTTTCCtccaaattaattaatatatatggaGAATTTCCTTCTTGGACAATATATGCTATATCTACAAAAGAACACAGACACGACGGGgtaatgaagatgagaaaaataatAGTAAGCAACAATCACAACTGTTGAACAAATTTCCAATTTGATGTTTCATAAATTATGCTTTTAACATTTACAATGTGGAACTACAAGGTTTCAGTTTGGTAAAGCACCTTCTAGAAGACAAGTAATTTATAACGCAGAGCAAGTTTAGATTCATCCTGGtcggttttaattaattaaagcacTTCATTTTCTATCACTAATTTATAAGTTGAAAATTTACTATTAACAATTGTGGAAAACtgaaaattttatcataataTGAAAAAATGAGATGAAAATGAAACCCCTACCTATGCATTTGGATGACATTATTTAGAAGTTGAAAGTCCTCAAAAGCAGAGCCAAAGATGGAAAGAAATACAAACTATTTCAATCTTTTAAGTCCTCCATCCCTTTCTTCATCATCATGGCTAAAGCTTCTTTAGTCCCCAGCATGTTTCTTTTCAGTAGCATCTGTATATCTGTAGCATCTGTATCATCTGTATCATCTATAGCATCTGTAGCATCTGTAGCATCTGTAGCATCTATATCATCTGCATCCACGTAAAATACATGAACACCACATCTCTCCACCTTCATGTCTACATCTTCATCTTCTAGACCCCAATTTCTGATGTAGAATTCAAATGATGCCTCCTCATAATTCTGGTCTTCTTTAACCATGTCGATGCTAGATAGAATAAACACGTGATCACCCATGCACTTCTCTGGCTCAGGAAGCTTGAACAAAGATATTACACTTCCTAGCTTTTCATAACCACCACCACCATTGCCACTACCAGCGGCTGTAAGTTGGTACTCACAACTACAATCAAGTAATCGATGGCAGTCAGTGAGATCAATCACAAGGCAGATAGCAAAAACCAAAAATCTGCTCCCACTACCCCCATTTGGGGCTATCTTCAAACTTAAGGAAGAATTCATGCCCTGGCACTTGAATATATTTGCTGAAATTTTGTTTCCTGGGAAACaacaaatcaatctttgaaagtTACCACGCCGTTTTTCCCTACCATATCTCGCTGCCCATTTCTTAGCTAGAGATCCAATTTTTAGCATGGCATTTGCCTCAATGTTATTAGTTGACTCTTGATTCAAGTTGAAACAATTAAAGAATAGcatcaaaaacatataatcatcatcTGATGAATCAAACTGATATAAATTTTGATCTGCAGAGGAAACTCTTCGTAATAATATGCAGTCATGTTCAATAAAGTCGAGCAGATATGGTGCAAACTCTGAGACTTTGACGGTCTTGTAACGATCCATCTGCATATACCTAAGGCTTTCAAAGCTCAAGCTTGGTGAGGGCACATCAACAGTAGGAAATTTAATGATTGGACAACCACTAAGATGTAGAGAAAAAAGGGATTTCAACTTTGAAATATTGCTTGATACATCTTTTACCATTGAGTTTGTCAAGGTCAACCGATGAAGTCTGTCGAGATGCTCAATGAAATCAGGTACTTCTTTTATTCCGGTTTCTGATAAATCTAACTCATAAAAGTTATTTGGGATCTCCGGAAACTTCTTGAGACTATGACATCCCTTAAGGCGAAGGGATTCAAGTAATGTCAAATGGGTGAGGGAAGGAAGTTTAACCAAACTTTCGCAATTTTCACAGTCAAGTTTTTCAAGGTTGAGGGCTCCTAATAAATTAGGGATCTTCTTTAAATTTTTGCAACTGAAAAGGTTAATTTCCCGTAAATGAACAAGATCCTGCACATGATGAGAACATAAAGTAGTTAGAGCATCATTTACTTGGActctatcaaaataaaaatatatatttgatgtaTTGGGTGTATTAATTCACCCACCATTGTgtcttttaaaaaatagaataaaatcttttatatatatttttaaatttaataaaaatatgttatttaaatgCTATATCAATTATAAATTCTTTCTCCACTACACCAGAATAGGCCTTTAATGGCgtctatagtggcgttttaaCACAAAACGTCGTAAAAAACTGAGCAATGGCGGCGAGTGCTAAAAAATGCCGTAAATTATAGGCAGCAGCGACgatttaccaaaagcgccgcaaAAGAGTTAGGTAAACGGCTCCGTTTTCTTTGTCAGCTTCAAAGACATTAGTGGCGCTTTAAACAAAACGCCACAAATGTGAAGCATTAACGGGGCTTTTAAAGAAGCGCCACAAAACTGATTAATAGACGACGCCGTTTTGATTTACGTTTTAttgcattagtggcgtttataaaGAATCGCCGCAAAAGATCatgtattagcggcgctttccacGAAGTGCCACAAAAGTTCTTACCGAATGACGGCATTTTCATGTTGAGTTTTAGACACAATAGTGGCGCTTTTATGGAAGTGCCGCTGAAGTcaatcattagcggcgttttagaGGGAGCGCTGAAAAATGTCATAAGCATGCGCCGTCTTAGGGACAATAGTGGCGGCGCTTTCCTGAATCGCCACAAAAGATTTTACCGAACGAAGTCGTTTGGATCTTGTTGAGTTTTATACACAATAGCGGCGCTTTAGAGAAATCGCCGCTAAAGTCAATCACTAGCGGCGCTTAAGAGGAAGCGCCGCAAAATGTTTTAAGCATACGCCGTCGTTTCCTGTTGTGCTTAGGGACATTAGTGGCGCTTTGCGAGAACGACAACGTTTTGTTGTTAAGGTTTAGTTACATTAGCGGCGCAACTTTATAAACGCCGCAGATTTCAAGCATTAGAGGTGCTTTGTGTTAAGCGCCGCAAATATATTTAAGGAAACGGCTTCGTTTTGTTGTGGAGGTTTAGAGACATTAGTAGCGCTTTATTGTAAGCCCcacaagtaaaaataaatttattttaggtttaagtgtttagtatttaaggtttaatttttatagtttagggttttaggattTATGAAGTAATGTTTATTATATTAGGATTAGAGTTTTAAGTTTAGAGTTCATGATTTACCGTTCATGGTTTATGGTTTAGTGTTTAGTGGTTAGGAGCATAGGATTTAGGGGTTATAGGCTTAGGGTCTAAGGGGTAGTGGCTTTGGGTTTTGGGCTTAAGGGTTTCTAGGTTAGGGGGTTAGGGGTTCATGGGCTTtagtggtttagggtttatgatttatggtttaaggtttaagatttatggttttagggtttataatttatgatttacgatttatggttaatttagggtttatagCTTAGGGTGCATGTTTAGGGTATaaagtttaaggtttatggtttagtgTTAAGAGTTTAGTGTTTACGATTTATGGTGTAGGTTTATGGTCGAGTGTTTATTGTTTTGGGTTTAAGAGGTTAAAGTTTAAAGGTTACGGGTTTAGAGTCTAAGGGTTAGGGgcttatggtttagggtttaaattttaattttccacatTTAAGGGTTAtgctaaaaacatagaaaaatatatgttaaaaatagaaaaaaataaaatagtactatttaaaataatttgaaaataattttaagtttgaCCAGTAGTGGCGTTTTTCTTGAAAACTCCACAAATATTCATTGAAATGTAGCAAAACGGTTtcgttttgtttgattttttagtggcgtttttactaAAATGCCGCAAAAGGAGTTATATTAGTGGTGTTTCTACGAAAAATGCCGCAATTATGTTTTTTGTCTTTGTTAAATGTTGTCATTTTTATTtacgtttttagtggcgtttttgccaAAACGCCGCAAAACGATATGTGTTAGTGGCGTTGTTAGGTAACACCACAATTATGTTATTAGTCTTCTGTAAATGTTGTCATTTTTATCTACATTATTAGTGGCATTTTTACGAAAATGCCGTAAAAGGTTATGTgatagtggcgtttttataaaaatgcCGCAATTATGTTACAAGTGTTCGCTAAACGTTGTCGTTTTTATCTACGTTTTTAATGGCATTTGTACTAAAACGCCGGTAAAGGATAtgttttagtggcatttttattATAAACGCCGCAATTATGTTTTAAGTGTTTGCTAAACGTTGTCGTTTTCTGTCTAGGATTTTTTAATCCGTTAGTGGCGCTATTTATAAACGTCGCAAATTTTAATTGAACTAacttaaacgacgtcgtttgttTAGCGCTGAATTTCCTTAGTTCTCCCCCACTCTGATTTCCCTAATTTCCCATTTCCTATCCCTCCAACTTCCCCGATTTCATTTCCCCCCAATTCATTTTCCCCCAATTTCCCGGATTTCATTTCCCCAAATCCCCAAATTCCCAAATTCCCTCTTGTCATTGCAGTCGTCTCCACTCTGGCGGTCGCTCTGTCACCCGCTTTCTCTGTCGTCCGCTTCTTCTATTCACTATAAGTTTCCTTGTTTCCTCATTGCACGATTTTTCGTTATTTGTTTCGATTAAGGTTATATTTCTTTTGATTAAAGCCctttatttcattatttgttACCTTGTTGAATCGGGGTTTATTTTCGCTATTAATCTTTTGGATTATTTTGGTGAAGGTCACAGACCAACTAATCTATTGGAAGATTAAGGCTTGGGGAGTTGTTGATCTTCTGCAAGGGTAAGTTACTGATTTGGGGGTTTAAAATTGACTTTGCTTTAAACTTTTGACTTCATAGACAAGAAGATTAGGGGATTTGACTTTGCTTTAAACTTGGCAATCGCCAATTGCATCTATGCATTTAAATCAATGCTGCGTATTTTATACATTGGGTTTTCTCATATTTGTTAGTTTTATACAAGATGTACCTCATGTGTtaggttttatttatttgaaatgaaatattttaattaattggtaACAGTTTGCAATGCttagaaaataaacacataattttcATAGTCTCTCTAGCATGTTAATATTTTCCAGCAGCAACTTAGAAAGGAATATGGTTTGCTACATTCGTGCAAAAAACGCAATCATTCGTGCCAAAAACACAATAAATTTTGGACAGAAATATTAtatcgtaaatattaaaatttatattctttttatatattacatatattaatatggatatataacctatatttcaatttttgtaataataatattttaatttaaaaaataattgtaaatgataatttaatatctattaaaaccaatatttttaatatatcaccCCATATATGGTATGGGTATATAAcctatatttaaaacttattactataaaatttataagttttttaaataattataaatattgttttaatatctatataagttttctaaatttataagttttctatattagtattaaatttataagttttctaAATAAGTGTTctaaatttattagtaataaaatttattagtattaattttataagttttctaaataattatatataagctTATATATAagcttgcataacttacataataacttacataacttgcacaacttacataatacaccacttacataacttacataacttacatagcttacattctacacaacttacataacatacataatacagAAATTACATAAAATACAACGTACATatcttacataatacataacttacataatacaacaTTTACACAACTtaaataacttatataacttgcataa
Coding sequences within it:
- the LOC107934968 gene encoding disease resistance protein RPS4B-like; the protein is MTRGNLGIWGFGEMKSGKLGENELGGNEIGEDLVHLREINLFSCKNLKKIPNLLGALNLEKLDCENCESLVKLPSLTHLTLLESLRLKGCHSLKKFPEIPNNFYELDLSETGIKEVPDFIEHLDRLHRLTLTNSMVKDVSSNISKLKSLFSLHLSGCPIIKFPTVDVPSPSLSFESLRYMQMDRYKTVKVSEFAPYLLDFIEHDCILLRRVSSADQNLYQFDSSDDDYMFLMLFFNCFNLNQESTNNIEANAMLKIGSLAKKWAARYGREKRRGNFQRLICCFPGNKISANIFKCQGMNSSLSLKIAPNGGSGSRFLVFAICLVIDLTDCHRLLDCSCEYQLTAAGSGNGGGGYEKLGSVISLFKLPEPEKCMGDHVFILSSIDMVKEDQNYEEASFEFYIRNWGLEDEDVDMKVERCGVHVFYVDADDIDATDATDATDAIDDTDDTDATDIQMLLKRNMLGTKEALAMMMKKGMEDLKD